A single region of the Calonectris borealis chromosome 21, bCalBor7.hap1.2, whole genome shotgun sequence genome encodes:
- the CDC26 gene encoding anaphase-promoting complex subunit CDC26, which translates to MLRRKPTRLELKLDDIEEFESIRKDLESRKKQREDAEVAAAGEEAAAIALGADHKSREQIINDRIGYKPQPKAGGRAAHFGTFEF; encoded by the exons ATGCTGCGGCGGAAGCCGACGCGGCTGGAGCTGAAGCTGGACGACATCGAGGAGTTCGAGAGCATCCGGAAGGACCTGGAG AGCCGCAAGAAGCAGCGGGAGGACGCGGAGGTGGCAGCGGCCGGCGAGGAGGCGGCGGCCATCGCGCTGGGCGCCGACCACAAGAGCCGGGAGCAGATCATCAACGACCGTATCGGCTACAAGCCGCAGCCCAAGgccggcggccgcgccgcccaCTTCGGCACCTTCGAGTTCtag